One window of Polyangiaceae bacterium genomic DNA carries:
- a CDS encoding AhpC/TSA family protein has translation MLGRSCSLRVLLLRVFDARPPTRAARLAVWALLWTAAACSKPDADNMAKASAKTPSASVAPPEEASPRQREARPTPSERLGVRPEANGIEVGEKAPDAHVRDADNKPIKLSTLWRQTDVLLLFYRGGWCPYCNYQLRQLTDHFAEFQSRKVVPVAISVDRPSEATKTRRSYEIPFPVLSDPDLVAIKAYRVLSPVEAGEYRRLVKDGVDLERRTGNHEHAIAIPSIFLIDQEGVVRWSHVDPDYAERPSVEQLTAILDRILKETSPKNEAAAPKSAAAPKSAAAPKSAAAPKSAAAPKSAAAPKSAAAPKSAAAPKSAAAPKSPAPR, from the coding sequence ATGCTGGGGCGATCCTGCAGCTTGCGCGTTCTTCTGCTGCGCGTCTTCGATGCACGTCCTCCCACCCGAGCCGCGCGTCTCGCGGTGTGGGCGTTGCTCTGGACGGCCGCCGCTTGCAGTAAGCCCGATGCGGACAACATGGCCAAAGCGTCGGCCAAAACTCCGAGCGCGTCGGTCGCCCCCCCTGAGGAAGCTTCCCCACGGCAACGGGAGGCACGCCCAACTCCAAGCGAGCGCCTGGGCGTGCGACCGGAAGCGAATGGCATCGAGGTTGGGGAGAAGGCTCCGGACGCCCACGTCCGCGATGCCGACAACAAGCCCATCAAGCTGAGCACGCTGTGGCGCCAGACTGACGTGCTCCTGCTCTTCTATCGCGGCGGGTGGTGCCCGTATTGCAACTACCAGCTGCGTCAGCTCACCGATCACTTCGCTGAGTTTCAATCGCGCAAGGTGGTGCCCGTCGCGATCAGCGTGGATCGGCCAAGCGAAGCCACGAAGACGCGCCGCAGCTACGAGATCCCCTTCCCTGTGCTGAGCGACCCTGACTTGGTGGCTATCAAGGCCTATCGTGTGCTCAGCCCTGTTGAAGCGGGGGAGTACCGCCGGCTGGTGAAAGATGGCGTCGACCTCGAACGCCGCACGGGAAACCACGAACACGCAATCGCCATCCCGTCGATCTTCCTGATCGACCAAGAAGGCGTGGTGCGTTGGTCTCACGTCGACCCCGACTACGCGGAGCGACCGTCCGTCGAGCAGCTCACGGCAATCCTCGATCGTATCCTCAAGGAAACGAGCCCCAAGAACGAGGCGGCGGCCCCCAAGAGCGCTGCGGCCCCCAAGAGCGCTGCGGCCCCCAAGAGCGCTGCGGCCCCCAAGAGCGCTGCGGCCCCCAAGAGCGCTGCGGCCCCCAAGAGCGCTGCGGCCCCCAAGAGCGCTGCGGCCCCCAAGAGCGCTGCGGCTCCGAAGAGCCCTGCCCCGCGCTGA
- a CDS encoding DUF2786 domain-containing protein produces the protein MNDSDPQAARLSAELERATLRALAQTYDSLNFEYFKGSLRRPTIAFADATSRLGSFVSVPRGIELSPKLLHLGWGVAVEVLKHEMAHQFVIEVLGDPDGAAHGPTFRRVCEERGFDSAATGLPTAQADADTPESKTLERIAKLLALAESPNEHEAQAAMSAARRLMLKYNLEEIAAPNRSTQGFRHLGEPTGRVSESERILAVILSEYFFVETIWVPVWRPLEGKRGSVLEAIGSRANLEMAHYVYDFLSHTAEQLWRLHKERQGIRGNRDRRAFVAGVMNGFRQKLESERKQATQQGLVWVGDPELSKFFKRRHPRVRWTRHSGSSHNPAHRAGKEQGQRIVLHRGISRGPKGGGPKLLKS, from the coding sequence ATGAACGACAGCGACCCCCAAGCCGCGCGGCTCAGCGCTGAACTGGAGCGTGCAACGTTGCGCGCCCTCGCGCAGACCTACGACTCACTGAACTTCGAGTACTTCAAGGGGTCCTTGCGTAGACCAACCATCGCGTTCGCTGACGCAACGAGTCGTCTGGGGAGCTTCGTTTCAGTTCCGCGCGGTATCGAGCTGAGCCCAAAGCTGCTTCACCTCGGCTGGGGCGTGGCGGTGGAGGTGCTCAAGCACGAAATGGCACACCAGTTCGTGATCGAAGTACTGGGAGATCCAGACGGAGCCGCTCACGGGCCTACGTTTCGTAGGGTCTGCGAGGAGCGTGGCTTCGACTCCGCGGCAACGGGGTTACCAACCGCACAGGCCGACGCAGACACGCCTGAATCGAAGACGCTGGAGCGCATCGCCAAGTTGCTCGCGCTGGCGGAGAGCCCCAACGAGCACGAAGCCCAGGCAGCCATGTCCGCAGCACGGCGCCTGATGCTCAAATACAATCTGGAAGAGATCGCCGCGCCAAACCGCTCGACCCAGGGCTTTCGTCACCTGGGAGAACCGACAGGGAGAGTGAGCGAGTCCGAGCGTATCCTCGCGGTCATCCTCTCCGAATATTTCTTCGTGGAAACAATCTGGGTTCCCGTTTGGCGGCCCCTGGAGGGCAAGCGCGGGAGCGTACTCGAAGCCATCGGCAGCCGCGCAAACCTCGAGATGGCTCACTATGTCTACGACTTCTTGAGCCACACCGCGGAGCAGCTATGGCGCTTGCACAAGGAGCGCCAGGGCATCCGAGGCAACCGCGATCGGCGCGCATTCGTGGCGGGGGTCATGAACGGCTTCCGTCAAAAGCTCGAGTCCGAACGCAAACAAGCCACGCAGCAGGGCCTGGTTTGGGTGGGCGATCCGGAGCTCTCCAAGTTCTTCAAGCGACGACACCCGCGGGTGCGCTGGACCCGCCACTCCGGCTCCAGCCACAACCCGGCTCACCGAGCTGGCAAGGAACAAGGACAGCGCATCGTGCTTCACCGCGGGATCAGCCGCGGGCCCAAAGGCGGCGGACCGAAGCTCCTGAAGAGCTAA
- the metH gene encoding methionine synthase: MSDIDTQIRKLASERVLLLDGAMGTVLQRHQFGEDAFRGDLFKDHTSEVKGNNDLLVLTQPDAILGVHRQYLEAGSDIIETNTFAATSIAQADYSLESAVYDINVRAAQLARQAADEFTAKDPKRPRFVAGAVGPMNRTLSISPDVNDAAFRAVTFDQVCDAYVEQIRALAEGGVDLLLIETIFDTLNSKAAIVAANRVARERGVKIPLMLSVTITDRSGRTLSGQTLEAFWTSVRHAEPLSVGINCALGATEMRPYISELSRIADTLVSCYPNAGLPNAFGEYDQTPGETGALLADFAKEQFANVYGGCCGTTPEHIAAIAKSLQGAEPRQPAAPPEFAQFSGLEPLTIRPDSNFQMVGERTNVTGSKRFARLIKEENYVEAVEVALQQVQNGANIIDINMDEGMLDSEACMTRFLNLLATEPDIARVPIMIDSSRWTVIEAGLKCVQGRAIVNSISLKEGEEDFIRKARHIKDYGAGVVVMAFDEQGQAETIERKFEICQRSYRILVDQVGFDPKSIIFDPNVLAVATGIEEHNEFAVNFIEGTRRIKQNLPGAMVSGGVSNLSFSFRGNEVVREAMNSAFLYYAIEAGLDMGIVNAGQLAVYEEIPKELLLRVEDVLFNRRSDATERLVEFAETVKSAGTKREVDLSWRETSVEQRIQHALVKGVVEFIEQDVEEARQKYDRPLHVIEGPMMDGMKIVGDLFGDGKMFLPQVVKSARVMKRGVAYLLPFMEEEKAKTGESRAHAKVLLATVKGDVHDIGKNIVGVVLGCNNYEVVDMGVMVPTDKILNTAAEIGADVIGLSGLITPSLDEMVGVAKEMQRRGMQVPLLIGGATTSRQHTAVKIAPEYARETVHVLDASRAVNVVSSLLDPAQRETFDAQNRAEQSKLRSLHTGRGVKPVVSLSEARQAKPKLSWTSEEIATPSFTGLMTLEDFSLAEIRKYIDWTFFFTAWELKGRYPEILDSPRYGEAARELFQHGNQLLDELVTSKRLTAKARYGFFPAASVGDDIVVYGDATRSQERLRFNMLRQQTRQAQSSEFRCLADFVAPADSGLQDHIGAFVVTAGLGADAVAKEYEAKLDDYSAILVKALADRLAEAFAELLHQRVRAEWGYGDPADITQSDLIAEKYRGIRPAFGYPACPDHSEKPKLFELLAAEEIGVELTETFAMTPAASVSGIYLGHPESRYFMVGKLGADQIADYAARKGISDAEAERWLASNLGYDPAGGDTEARGDGAAGRLSSAPAAE, encoded by the coding sequence ATGAGCGACATCGACACCCAGATCCGAAAGCTAGCTAGCGAGCGCGTCCTGCTGCTGGACGGTGCCATGGGCACCGTGCTGCAGAGGCACCAGTTCGGCGAAGACGCGTTCCGTGGGGATCTGTTCAAGGACCACACGAGCGAAGTGAAGGGCAACAACGACCTGCTCGTGCTGACCCAACCCGACGCCATCTTGGGCGTTCACCGCCAGTACCTCGAGGCGGGCAGCGACATCATCGAGACCAACACTTTCGCGGCTACCAGCATCGCTCAGGCGGATTACTCGCTGGAGAGCGCGGTCTACGACATCAACGTCCGTGCCGCGCAGCTGGCTCGTCAAGCAGCTGATGAATTCACCGCCAAAGACCCCAAGCGTCCACGCTTTGTCGCAGGCGCGGTGGGTCCGATGAACCGCACGCTGAGCATCTCGCCGGACGTGAACGACGCAGCTTTCCGCGCGGTGACGTTCGACCAAGTGTGCGACGCCTACGTGGAGCAGATCCGCGCCCTCGCGGAAGGCGGGGTGGACCTGCTGTTGATCGAGACGATCTTCGATACGTTGAACTCCAAGGCTGCGATCGTGGCTGCAAACCGGGTCGCTCGGGAGCGAGGCGTCAAGATCCCGTTGATGCTCAGTGTGACCATCACGGACCGCTCCGGTCGCACCCTCTCTGGACAAACCCTAGAGGCGTTCTGGACCAGCGTGCGTCACGCCGAACCCCTCAGCGTTGGGATCAACTGCGCCCTCGGCGCCACGGAGATGCGTCCCTACATCTCCGAACTCAGTCGCATCGCGGATACACTCGTCAGTTGCTATCCCAACGCGGGGCTGCCGAACGCGTTTGGTGAGTACGACCAAACTCCCGGTGAGACGGGCGCGTTGCTCGCGGACTTCGCCAAGGAGCAGTTCGCGAACGTCTACGGTGGCTGCTGTGGAACGACGCCGGAGCATATCGCGGCCATCGCGAAGAGCCTGCAAGGCGCTGAGCCGCGTCAACCCGCGGCGCCGCCTGAGTTTGCTCAGTTCAGCGGTCTCGAGCCGCTCACGATCCGCCCGGATAGCAACTTCCAAATGGTGGGTGAGCGTACGAATGTAACGGGCTCGAAGCGCTTCGCTCGCCTGATCAAGGAAGAGAACTACGTCGAGGCGGTCGAAGTCGCGCTGCAGCAAGTTCAGAACGGCGCGAACATCATCGATATCAACATGGATGAGGGCATGCTCGACTCGGAAGCATGCATGACCCGTTTCCTGAACTTGCTCGCGACCGAGCCGGACATCGCGCGCGTGCCGATCATGATCGACAGCTCGCGCTGGACCGTGATCGAAGCTGGGCTCAAGTGCGTACAGGGACGGGCGATCGTGAACTCGATCAGCCTGAAAGAAGGCGAAGAAGACTTCATCCGTAAGGCTCGTCACATCAAGGACTACGGCGCGGGTGTCGTCGTCATGGCGTTTGACGAGCAGGGTCAGGCGGAGACCATCGAGCGCAAGTTCGAGATCTGTCAGCGCAGCTACCGTATCCTCGTGGATCAGGTTGGCTTCGATCCGAAGTCGATCATCTTCGACCCGAACGTGCTCGCCGTCGCCACCGGCATTGAGGAGCACAACGAATTCGCCGTCAACTTCATCGAGGGTACACGGCGAATCAAGCAGAACCTGCCCGGAGCGATGGTCAGCGGTGGCGTCAGCAACCTCTCGTTCAGCTTCCGCGGCAACGAAGTGGTGCGCGAGGCGATGAACTCCGCGTTCCTCTACTACGCAATCGAAGCAGGCCTCGACATGGGCATCGTCAATGCTGGTCAGCTGGCGGTGTATGAGGAGATCCCGAAGGAGCTCTTGCTGCGGGTCGAGGACGTGTTGTTCAATCGACGTTCCGACGCGACGGAGCGCTTGGTGGAGTTCGCCGAGACTGTGAAATCGGCTGGAACGAAGCGCGAGGTTGACTTGAGCTGGCGTGAAACGAGCGTCGAGCAGCGCATCCAGCACGCATTGGTCAAGGGCGTCGTCGAGTTCATCGAGCAAGACGTGGAGGAGGCCCGGCAGAAATACGACCGCCCCCTTCACGTGATCGAGGGGCCGATGATGGACGGGATGAAGATCGTTGGCGACCTGTTCGGTGACGGAAAGATGTTCCTCCCGCAGGTGGTCAAGAGCGCTCGCGTGATGAAGCGCGGCGTGGCGTACCTGCTCCCGTTCATGGAAGAGGAGAAGGCAAAGACCGGAGAGAGCCGCGCCCACGCGAAGGTGCTGCTCGCGACGGTCAAGGGAGACGTTCACGACATCGGCAAGAACATCGTCGGAGTTGTGCTTGGCTGTAATAACTACGAGGTCGTGGACATGGGCGTGATGGTGCCCACGGACAAGATCCTCAACACCGCCGCGGAGATCGGGGCTGACGTAATCGGCCTGTCTGGTTTGATCACGCCGTCCCTCGACGAAATGGTTGGCGTCGCTAAGGAGATGCAGCGCCGAGGTATGCAAGTGCCGCTGTTGATCGGTGGCGCAACGACCAGTCGTCAGCACACCGCAGTGAAGATCGCCCCCGAGTACGCGCGAGAAACCGTGCATGTCCTGGATGCTTCGCGCGCTGTGAACGTCGTCTCGAGCTTGCTCGACCCGGCGCAGCGCGAGACGTTCGACGCTCAGAACCGCGCGGAGCAATCCAAGCTTCGTAGCTTGCACACCGGCCGGGGTGTGAAGCCCGTCGTGAGCCTGAGCGAAGCGCGGCAAGCCAAGCCAAAGCTCAGCTGGACGTCGGAGGAGATCGCCACTCCGAGCTTTACTGGCCTCATGACGCTCGAGGATTTCTCCCTTGCCGAGATCCGCAAGTATATCGACTGGACCTTCTTCTTCACCGCGTGGGAGCTGAAGGGACGCTATCCAGAGATCCTAGACAGCCCTCGCTATGGCGAGGCCGCCCGCGAGCTGTTTCAACATGGCAATCAGCTATTGGACGAGCTCGTCACATCGAAGCGCCTGACGGCGAAGGCCCGTTACGGCTTCTTCCCCGCCGCCAGCGTCGGCGACGATATCGTGGTCTACGGGGACGCGACGCGGAGCCAGGAGCGCTTGCGCTTCAACATGCTCCGTCAACAGACTCGCCAGGCGCAGTCGTCGGAGTTCCGCTGCCTTGCCGATTTCGTGGCGCCCGCGGATAGCGGCTTGCAGGATCACATCGGCGCGTTCGTCGTGACAGCGGGACTCGGCGCCGACGCCGTCGCGAAGGAGTACGAGGCGAAGCTCGACGACTACTCGGCGATCTTGGTGAAGGCACTTGCGGATCGCCTCGCGGAGGCGTTCGCCGAGCTCCTGCACCAGCGAGTGCGCGCCGAGTGGGGCTATGGCGATCCGGCGGACATCACCCAGAGCGACCTGATCGCGGAAAAGTATCGCGGGATCCGCCCGGCCTTCGGGTATCCGGCCTGTCCCGATCACAGCGAGAAGCCGAAGCTCTTCGAGCTGCTAGCAGCCGAGGAGATTGGCGTTGAGTTGACCGAGACCTTCGCGATGACACCCGCGGCCAGTGTGAGCGGCATCTACTTGGGCCACCCAGAATCCCGCTATTTCATGGTGGGCAAGCTGGGTGCGGATCAGATCGCCGACTACGCGGCCCGCAAGGGGATCTCCGACGCCGAGGCCGAGCGCTGGCTGGCTTCGAACCTTGGCTACGATCCGGCCGGGGGGGACACGGAGGCGCGGGGTGACGGCGCTGCCGGTCGCCTCAGCAGCGCGCCGGCGGCGGAGTAG
- a CDS encoding metallophosphoesterase, which translates to MTESDTAAPSSPEPPIRIAVVGDIHAFWGPPDVEYFNQSDYDLVLFVGDLGGYTIGGTLKVARSIARLEKPALVLPGNHDAITPAQLAAEISGVGSLIELASGGEERRRKELAEALGPIPLVGYSLHRFRFRTQTLSIVAARPHSFGGPRLAFRPLMKRAFGVASLEDSETRLKQLVDDASSELLFLAHNGPTGLGEARDSIWGCDFRRNAGDFGDPDLRGALDYAALQGKRVRAVLAGHMHHALKGGGDRSWVEEQDGTYYVNAARVPRVFRVAKIGVDSELPPTVEGRQTLRPQDPRLKEAAEWAARKVGRRRRVRHHVRVELRGDLTRVEAQLCPA; encoded by the coding sequence ATGACCGAATCCGACACAGCCGCCCCCAGCTCTCCCGAGCCACCCATCCGCATCGCGGTAGTGGGAGACATCCACGCTTTCTGGGGCCCGCCGGACGTCGAGTACTTCAACCAGAGCGACTACGATCTGGTGTTGTTCGTGGGTGACCTCGGTGGCTACACCATCGGTGGCACGCTCAAGGTCGCGCGGTCCATTGCCCGCTTGGAGAAGCCAGCTCTGGTCTTACCTGGGAACCACGACGCGATAACCCCCGCGCAGCTGGCAGCGGAGATCTCCGGCGTCGGTTCTCTGATCGAGCTCGCGAGCGGCGGTGAAGAACGTCGACGCAAGGAGCTAGCCGAGGCCCTGGGCCCCATCCCGCTGGTCGGCTACAGCCTGCACCGCTTTCGGTTCCGCACGCAAACGCTCAGCATCGTGGCAGCGCGCCCCCACTCCTTCGGAGGACCACGGCTCGCCTTCCGGCCGTTGATGAAGCGCGCCTTTGGCGTTGCATCTCTCGAAGACTCCGAGACCCGACTCAAGCAGCTCGTGGACGATGCATCCAGCGAGCTGTTGTTCCTGGCCCACAACGGGCCGACGGGCCTCGGAGAGGCGCGCGACTCGATTTGGGGCTGTGATTTCCGCCGCAACGCAGGTGACTTCGGGGATCCGGACCTACGTGGCGCGCTAGACTACGCCGCGCTCCAAGGCAAGCGGGTGCGCGCCGTGCTCGCTGGACACATGCACCATGCGCTCAAAGGCGGCGGCGACCGCTCCTGGGTCGAGGAGCAGGACGGCACCTACTACGTGAATGCTGCGCGAGTTCCGCGCGTTTTCCGCGTGGCAAAAATTGGAGTCGACTCCGAGCTACCTCCAACCGTTGAAGGCAGGCAGACGCTTCGTCCTCAGGACCCCAGGCTAAAAGAAGCCGCGGAGTGGGCAGCCCGCAAGGTCGGGCGGAGACGACGCGTGCGCCATCATGTGCGAGTGGAGCTACGTGGCGACCTGACGCGAGTCGAAGCCCAGCTCTGCCCAGCCTAG
- the grxD gene encoding Grx4 family monothiol glutaredoxin, which produces MSDVQSEIQRTIESAPVVLFMKGTRGTPQCGFSAQVVSMLDSLLGDYVTVNVLSSPELRQGIKDFSSWPTIPQLYIRGEFVGGCDIVREMYQTGELEQKLGHELPTPRPKIEVTPAARAAIQGAFEGAEDCLRLEIDARYQHDLSIGPKQAKDIEVDAGGILVVLDVGSARRADGVVVDLVKTPQGDAFRIDNPNEPPRVRPLSVQELKERLDSEPGLALFDVRTPEECEIAQIPGARLLDDAAQERIFGMPKDTPLYFVCHHGGRSQAAAEHFLSQGFSKVFNVMGGTDSWAREIDSSMPRY; this is translated from the coding sequence ATGAGCGACGTACAATCCGAGATCCAGAGAACCATCGAGAGCGCCCCGGTGGTGCTGTTCATGAAAGGGACTCGCGGCACACCCCAGTGCGGGTTCAGTGCCCAGGTTGTGAGCATGCTCGACTCCTTGCTCGGCGACTACGTCACGGTCAACGTCTTGAGCAGCCCCGAGCTCCGTCAGGGCATCAAAGACTTCTCGAGCTGGCCCACCATCCCCCAGCTGTATATCCGCGGGGAATTCGTAGGCGGCTGCGACATCGTGCGCGAGATGTACCAGACCGGTGAGTTAGAGCAGAAGCTCGGCCACGAGCTGCCCACTCCCAGACCCAAGATCGAAGTCACACCTGCAGCGAGAGCTGCCATCCAGGGCGCTTTCGAGGGCGCTGAAGATTGCCTGCGCCTCGAGATCGATGCGCGCTACCAACACGACCTCTCGATTGGCCCCAAGCAGGCCAAAGACATCGAAGTGGACGCTGGCGGTATCTTGGTAGTCCTCGACGTCGGAAGCGCGCGTCGCGCTGACGGCGTCGTCGTCGATCTAGTCAAGACGCCCCAAGGCGACGCATTCCGCATCGACAATCCAAACGAGCCGCCGCGAGTGCGGCCGCTGTCGGTGCAGGAGTTGAAAGAACGCCTGGACTCCGAGCCAGGCCTCGCGCTGTTCGACGTTCGCACCCCTGAAGAGTGCGAGATTGCGCAGATCCCTGGTGCTCGGCTACTCGACGACGCCGCTCAAGAACGAATCTTCGGCATGCCCAAAGACACGCCCCTTTATTTCGTGTGCCACCACGGCGGACGCAGTCAGGCGGCGGCGGAGCACTTCCTCAGCCAAGGCTTCTCCAAAGTCTTCAACGTGATGGGTGGAACGGATAGCTGGGCACGCGAGATCGACTCCAGCATGCCGCGCTACTGA
- a CDS encoding S1 RNA-binding domain-containing protein, whose amino-acid sequence MSSNDDFASLMESSVARGGLRSAVRLTPGETVEGTVIQIGADSVFVDVGTARDARIDRGELVDKSGKLTVAVGDKLRATVVEASSLGARLSLGVGRGGQGVDAQMLEAALTSGAPVAGQVSKAVKAGLEVDIAGVRAFCPASQVELSFVQDLAPYVGQTLDFRILEIKDGGRSVIVSRRALLEADRAERARELQDQLKVGADMEGTVSSVQKYGALVDLGGIDGLVHISELAHQRVDRVEDVVQVGECVSVRVLSIEHDKKGLRVRLSLKALVDKPQSATPTRDEVLEGEVSRLSNFGVFVETPKGEGLVPLRELPLAPGSDHRRAYPVGHKMQVVVVGTDPKSGKARFSVSGVARVLERNNYRDYRQGSPTSGGGSLGSLGDLLRAKLGIEETPAAEPTKAAPAAPPAAAKSADLPKVAPGLASAPAAKLAPAAKPAPAASPEHMPDGVHRRKR is encoded by the coding sequence ATGAGCAGCAACGACGATTTTGCGTCTTTGATGGAGTCCTCGGTTGCCCGCGGCGGATTGCGTTCCGCGGTGCGGCTGACGCCCGGCGAGACGGTCGAGGGCACGGTGATCCAGATCGGCGCGGACAGCGTGTTCGTTGACGTGGGCACTGCTCGCGACGCGCGCATTGACCGCGGAGAGCTGGTCGACAAGAGCGGGAAGCTCACCGTCGCTGTCGGAGACAAGCTGCGCGCCACGGTCGTTGAAGCGTCCTCTCTTGGCGCACGCTTGTCCCTCGGCGTTGGTCGGGGAGGGCAAGGCGTGGACGCTCAGATGCTCGAAGCGGCGCTGACGAGCGGGGCACCGGTCGCGGGTCAGGTCAGCAAGGCCGTGAAGGCTGGCCTCGAGGTCGATATCGCCGGCGTGCGAGCCTTCTGCCCGGCGTCGCAAGTCGAGCTGTCGTTCGTGCAAGATCTCGCGCCCTACGTGGGCCAGACTCTCGATTTCCGCATCCTGGAGATCAAGGACGGTGGCCGCTCGGTGATCGTCTCTCGGCGGGCGCTCCTCGAAGCCGATCGCGCCGAGCGCGCGCGTGAGCTCCAGGACCAGCTCAAGGTTGGGGCGGATATGGAGGGCACGGTCAGTTCCGTACAGAAATACGGCGCCCTCGTCGACCTTGGAGGCATCGACGGCTTGGTTCACATCTCCGAGCTCGCTCATCAGCGGGTCGATAGGGTGGAGGATGTGGTTCAGGTTGGTGAATGCGTGAGCGTCCGCGTGCTGTCGATCGAGCACGACAAGAAGGGGCTGCGCGTGCGCTTGTCCCTCAAGGCGCTGGTCGACAAGCCCCAGTCGGCGACGCCCACTCGTGACGAGGTGCTCGAGGGCGAGGTGAGTCGGCTTTCGAACTTTGGCGTGTTCGTGGAGACGCCAAAGGGCGAAGGGCTGGTGCCACTGCGTGAGCTGCCGCTCGCGCCTGGCTCGGATCACCGTCGCGCCTATCCCGTAGGGCACAAGATGCAAGTCGTGGTGGTGGGAACGGATCCGAAGAGCGGGAAGGCGCGCTTCAGCGTGTCAGGCGTCGCTCGGGTGCTCGAGCGCAACAACTACCGTGACTACCGTCAGGGCAGTCCAACCAGCGGAGGCGGCAGCCTGGGTAGCCTCGGTGATTTGCTGCGAGCGAAGCTGGGCATCGAGGAGACCCCTGCAGCGGAACCAACGAAAGCTGCACCTGCAGCGCCGCCAGCGGCCGCGAAGTCAGCGGATCTGCCGAAGGTTGCGCCTGGCCTGGCCAGCGCGCCTGCGGCAAAGCTTGCGCCCGCGGCGAAGCCTGCGCCTGCGGCGAGTCCCGAGCACATGCCTGACGGCGTCCACCGTCGCAAGCGCTGA
- a CDS encoding metalloregulator ArsR/SmtB family transcription factor codes for MISLDATVSLLSLFSDATRIRLMALLGREELSVAELTRITDLPQSRVSTHLGKLRDAGLLRDRRHGASTLYAVAEGIPEHASRLWKSLSAELDDGVIAADLQRCQELVDARESAGDWPDSIAGQMERYYSPGRTWEATARGLVGLLRLGDVLDIGAGDGVISELLSSTARSITLLDRSERMVDAARKRLAHISSVNVCLGDMHELPFADATFDQVLLYNSLTYSHAPERALAEAARVLRPGGALAVVTLNEHSHMQITAAYSHLNAGFSPDSLQRMLGDCALEVRFCQVSSREKKVPYFEVVSAFADKTS; via the coding sequence ATGATCAGCCTGGATGCCACAGTCAGCCTGCTGAGCCTGTTCAGTGATGCCACCCGCATCCGCTTGATGGCGCTCCTTGGCAGGGAAGAGCTCAGCGTGGCTGAGTTGACGCGCATCACCGATCTCCCGCAGTCGCGGGTCTCGACTCACCTCGGGAAGCTGCGCGATGCCGGGCTGCTCCGCGACCGGCGTCACGGCGCGTCCACCCTGTACGCAGTGGCAGAGGGCATCCCGGAGCACGCTTCTCGGCTCTGGAAGTCGCTGTCTGCTGAGCTGGACGACGGCGTGATCGCCGCAGATCTTCAGCGTTGTCAGGAGCTAGTGGATGCACGCGAGTCTGCCGGGGACTGGCCAGACTCCATCGCTGGGCAGATGGAGCGCTACTACTCTCCTGGCCGGACCTGGGAGGCGACGGCCCGCGGCTTGGTCGGGCTGCTACGGCTCGGAGACGTTCTGGACATCGGCGCCGGCGACGGAGTGATCAGTGAGCTACTCAGCTCCACAGCGCGCAGTATCACGCTCCTCGATCGCAGCGAGCGGATGGTTGATGCCGCCCGGAAACGCCTCGCACACATCTCGTCGGTCAACGTCTGCCTGGGAGACATGCATGAGCTGCCGTTCGCAGACGCGACCTTCGATCAGGTCCTGCTCTACAACTCCCTGACCTACTCTCATGCCCCGGAGCGGGCGCTCGCTGAAGCGGCGCGGGTGCTGCGCCCCGGAGGTGCACTCGCGGTGGTGACGCTCAACGAGCACTCCCACATGCAGATAACCGCGGCCTATTCACATCTGAATGCGGGCTTCAGTCCGGATTCCTTGCAACGGATGCTGGGAGACTGCGCCCTCGAAGTTCGCTTCTGTCAGGTGAGTTCCCGCGAGAAGAAGGTTCCCTACTTCGAGGTTGTCAGCGCGTTTGCTGACAAGACCAGCTAG
- a CDS encoding PaaI family thioesterase: MSSPTEPENFAEAINHAGGEGWNQAMGLVFSIATVDEVVASWTVDAHHRQPYGIVHGGVYCGVIEALCSTGAAISAMATTGYSVVGLENSTSFLRAVRSGTLTGRATPVHCGRRSQVWEATIRDEQGRPVASGRVRLMCLEPDAPLAGQSVGLSTGERLKPGSVDD, from the coding sequence ATGAGTTCCCCCACCGAACCAGAGAACTTTGCCGAAGCCATCAACCATGCTGGCGGCGAAGGTTGGAACCAGGCCATGGGCCTGGTTTTCAGCATTGCCACCGTGGACGAAGTCGTTGCTTCCTGGACCGTCGACGCGCACCACAGACAGCCCTACGGGATCGTTCACGGCGGGGTTTACTGCGGGGTGATCGAGGCCCTGTGTTCCACGGGCGCAGCGATCTCCGCCATGGCCACCACGGGTTACAGCGTGGTCGGATTGGAGAACAGCACATCCTTTCTCCGGGCGGTGCGCTCGGGGACCCTCACGGGGCGCGCCACGCCGGTTCATTGCGGTCGCCGCTCTCAAGTCTGGGAAGCCACGATTCGCGACGAACAGGGCCGCCCCGTCGCGAGCGGCCGGGTCCGCCTGATGTGCCTAGAACCCGATGCGCCGCTGGCCGGACAGAGCGTTGGACTCAGCACTGGTGAACGGCTCAAGCCGGGTAGCGTGGACGACTGA